A part of Desulfobacter sp. genomic DNA contains:
- a CDS encoding methyl-accepting chemotaxis protein produces MLKKVKIKTKLITAFILVSLVPLALVSVVAVNRAARGLEDEVVAKFAAIQETKRNHIKDYFSSLRTSMSVIKDDPYLKNTMITLSDAYGENNDLAQNDTWQTLVKFKEEPIKAMVDKNGFYDLLLISAEGNIIYTAAKGADLGMNVAGAGLGDAFERAVQADDNAVVLADFSAYSPSNGEQAAFMMARMKDRFKGVIGYAVVRIPVDRFNAIIQQRTGMGETGESFLVGKVRGEASLRSDLVLKDEKVGMAKAAPYIDRALKGESGSLIVTDESGKDAFVRFDHVDIPEVNWAMITTGAADEIFAPVRTLRNTMIGILLGVTAVVVCIALFVTSRIISPIRNTVAMLKDIAQGEGDLTRRLDQSSGDETGEMASWFNLFMDNIQEIITRVLGDATTLNQVSTGLSAVAGDMTDGVANMSGRTGQVSGQCADMSQNMNSVAAATEQAAGNANMIASAIEEMTATVGEIARNSEQARQITGTAVTRAGEASAKVDALGAAAGKISNMTETINDISGQTNLLALNATIEAARAGEAGKGFAVVAAEIKGLASQTAEATLEIKQLVESIQSATSDTVVQIQDITKVIDEVNEIVETIAAAVEEQSVTGREISGNVSGVSEGIQEINDNINHSSVSADAIAGDVKEVSKSVDEISDSSRQVRASADELSGLADKLQEMVGRFKVE; encoded by the coding sequence ATGTTGAAAAAAGTAAAAATCAAAACCAAACTCATAACGGCTTTCATCCTTGTCAGCCTTGTTCCCCTGGCCCTTGTCAGTGTCGTCGCCGTGAACCGGGCGGCCCGGGGACTGGAGGATGAAGTGGTTGCCAAATTTGCCGCCATCCAGGAGACCAAGCGCAACCATATAAAGGATTATTTTTCCAGCCTCCGTACTTCCATGTCCGTCATCAAGGACGATCCCTACCTCAAGAATACAATGATAACCCTGAGTGATGCCTACGGGGAAAATAATGATCTTGCACAAAATGATACCTGGCAGACCCTGGTCAAGTTCAAGGAGGAACCCATCAAGGCCATGGTGGACAAAAACGGGTTCTATGACCTTTTGCTGATATCCGCCGAGGGCAATATCATATACACGGCGGCCAAGGGGGCGGATCTGGGCATGAACGTAGCCGGGGCAGGTCTGGGGGACGCCTTTGAAAGGGCGGTTCAGGCCGATGACAATGCCGTGGTGCTGGCGGATTTTTCAGCCTATTCCCCGTCCAACGGAGAGCAGGCGGCTTTCATGATGGCCAGAATGAAGGACCGGTTTAAGGGCGTCATCGGATACGCGGTTGTGCGGATTCCGGTTGACCGGTTCAACGCCATCATCCAGCAGCGGACCGGCATGGGAGAGACCGGGGAAAGCTTCCTGGTGGGGAAGGTACGGGGCGAGGCCAGTCTGCGGTCTGACCTGGTGCTGAAAGACGAAAAGGTGGGCATGGCCAAGGCCGCTCCCTATATCGACCGTGCACTGAAGGGGGAATCCGGCTCACTTATCGTAACCGATGAATCCGGTAAAGACGCCTTTGTACGATTCGACCATGTGGATATTCCCGAGGTCAACTGGGCCATGATTACCACCGGGGCGGCCGATGAAATTTTTGCGCCGGTCCGCACCCTGAGAAACACCATGATCGGTATTCTCCTGGGGGTGACGGCGGTGGTGGTCTGCATCGCCCTGTTTGTGACCTCAAGGATCATCAGCCCCATCAGAAACACCGTGGCCATGCTCAAGGATATTGCCCAGGGGGAAGGGGATCTGACCCGGCGCCTGGACCAGTCCAGCGGCGATGAAACCGGTGAAATGGCGTCCTGGTTTAACCTGTTCATGGATAATATTCAGGAAATCATCACCCGGGTGCTCGGGGATGCCACCACCCTCAATCAGGTCTCAACGGGGCTGTCCGCCGTTGCAGGGGACATGACCGATGGGGTGGCCAATATGTCGGGAAGAACCGGGCAGGTATCGGGGCAATGCGCTGACATGAGCCAGAATATGAACAGCGTTGCCGCAGCCACTGAGCAGGCTGCCGGAAATGCAAATATGATTGCTTCGGCCATTGAGGAAATGACCGCCACGGTGGGGGAAATCGCCAGGAATTCCGAACAGGCGCGGCAGATAACGGGGACAGCCGTTACCCGGGCGGGAGAGGCCTCGGCAAAGGTGGATGCCCTTGGGGCTGCGGCCGGGAAAATAAGCAATATGACCGAAACCATCAACGATATTTCGGGTCAGACCAATCTGCTGGCGTTGAACGCCACCATTGAGGCGGCCCGGGCCGGGGAGGCCGGTAAAGGATTTGCCGTGGTGGCCGCTGAAATCAAGGGGCTGGCATCCCAGACCGCTGAGGCCACCCTGGAGATCAAGCAGCTGGTGGAAAGCATCCAGTCCGCCACCTCGGATACGGTTGTCCAGATCCAGGATATCACCAAGGTCATTGACGAGGTTAATGAGATTGTTGAAACCATTGCGGCGGCCGTGGAAGAGCAGTCTGTCACCGGCAGGGAGATCTCTGGCAACGTTTCCGGCGTTTCCGAGGGGATCCAGGAGATCAATGACAATATCAACCACAGCTCCGTATCTGCCGATGCCATCGCCGGAGATGTCAAAGAGGTGAGCAAATCCGTGGATGAAATCTCCGATTCCAGCCGCCAGGTCCGCGCCAGTGCCGACGAACTCTCCGGACTGGCGGACAAGCTCCAGGAGATGGTGGGCCGGTTTAAGGTGGAATAA
- a CDS encoding MurR/RpiR family transcriptional regulator — MNESASHPVITEISAKLDTLTPKAKALGTFIIHNPTKVVFMTTKELAESCHTSEATVVRFVATLGYKKYSDFQDALKDFVNTGMSLPDRLDIKDVEEPGVTRLHRGILEELNNLKYLYENIDVDRMNQFVDHLEKAETIYFTGSRLSYTFAYYFGWSMTKVRRGVHIIKGSDSTAMDMLTNAPENSLVVLTATTRYPNELIKLSKMIRRAGHTLLALTDANLSPVIQFAHLSLVVPAKSIPFIGNVSGMLAVIQYLVQELANRKGKDLRAYQEQLEQVYLENDILFNLDPK, encoded by the coding sequence ATGAATGAATCAGCATCCCATCCTGTAATTACTGAAATCTCAGCGAAGCTGGACACCCTCACCCCCAAGGCCAAGGCCCTGGGCACCTTTATCATCCACAACCCCACCAAGGTGGTTTTCATGACCACCAAGGAGCTTGCCGAATCCTGTCATACCAGCGAAGCCACCGTGGTCCGCTTTGTGGCCACCCTGGGGTATAAAAAATACTCAGATTTCCAGGACGCACTGAAGGATTTTGTCAACACCGGCATGTCCCTGCCCGACCGGCTGGACATAAAGGATGTGGAAGAACCGGGAGTCACCCGCCTCCACCGGGGCATTCTGGAAGAATTGAACAACCTGAAATACTTATACGAAAACATAGATGTGGACCGGATGAACCAATTCGTGGACCATCTTGAAAAGGCAGAGACCATATATTTCACAGGCTCCAGGTTGTCCTATACCTTTGCCTATTATTTCGGCTGGTCCATGACCAAGGTGCGCCGGGGGGTACACATCATCAAGGGTTCCGACTCCACGGCCATGGACATGCTCACCAACGCCCCGGAAAACAGCCTGGTGGTGCTCACGGCCACCACCCGCTACCCCAACGAACTGATCAAGCTGAGCAAGATGATCCGCCGGGCCGGACATACCCTTCTGGCCCTCACCGATGCCAACCTCAGCCCTGTGATTCAATTCGCCCATCTTTCCCTGGTGGTGCCGGCCAAATCCATCCCCTTCATCGGAAATGTGTCCGGCATGCTGGCCGTCATCCAGTATCTGGTGCAGGAATTGGCCAACCGTAAGGGAAAAGACCTTCGGGCCTACCAGGAACAGCTGGAGCAGGTCTACCTGGAAAACGATATCCTCTTTAACCTTGACCCCAAATAG
- a CDS encoding TSUP family transporter has translation MELSLFAYVLLFLTGLAAGFVDSIAGGGGLIALPALLATGMPPQLALGTNKLQGSFGTLSATLNFIRRGKVGLKENLSGIGFTFAGAVAGAWAIQQIQADFIRHIIPFMLLFVFIYTLAAKDLGKEAGRARMGKHLFFMIFGLGLGFYDGFFGPGTGSFWTGALLILLGMDMTRATGTTRIMNFTSNIVALSLFIMGGNVLYTVGLVMAGGQVIGARIGSGMAIQRGTPFIRPIFLTMVFLTIARLIYVNYV, from the coding sequence ATGGAACTTTCCCTGTTTGCATATGTGCTGCTCTTTCTCACCGGCCTTGCCGCCGGTTTTGTGGATTCCATCGCCGGAGGGGGCGGCCTCATCGCCCTGCCGGCGCTTCTGGCCACGGGCATGCCCCCCCAGCTGGCCCTGGGCACCAACAAGCTCCAGGGCAGCTTCGGCACCTTGTCCGCCACCCTCAACTTCATCCGCAGGGGCAAGGTCGGCCTGAAAGAAAACCTGTCCGGCATCGGTTTCACCTTTGCCGGGGCCGTTGCCGGGGCCTGGGCCATCCAGCAGATCCAGGCGGATTTTATCCGCCACATCATCCCCTTTATGCTGCTCTTTGTCTTTATTTACACCCTGGCGGCAAAGGACCTGGGCAAAGAAGCGGGCCGGGCCAGGATGGGAAAACATTTATTTTTCATGATCTTCGGCCTGGGCCTGGGGTTTTACGACGGATTTTTCGGTCCGGGAACCGGCTCTTTCTGGACCGGCGCCCTGCTCATCCTGCTGGGCATGGACATGACCCGGGCCACCGGCACCACAAGAATCATGAATTTCACCTCCAACATCGTGGCCCTGAGCCTGTTCATCATGGGCGGCAACGTGCTCTATACCGTGGGGCTGGTCATGGCCGGCGGGCAGGTCATCGGCGCCCGCATCGGCTCGGGCATGGCCATCCAGCGGGGCACCCCCTTTATTCGTCCCATTTTCCTGACCATGGTTTTTCTCACCATTGCCAGGCTGATTTACGTCAATTATGTTTAA
- a CDS encoding prolyl-tRNA synthetase associated domain-containing protein, with translation MLQTQEELLKILDDLGIAYTNHEHPAVFTVEEAAQHSEGIEGAHSKNLFFKDKKKKLFLVVTLAEKPIRIKDVGKLIGGNNMSFAKPDLLMEVLGMIPGAVTPFAAVNIGDREVKVVLDEELMENDLVNFHPLTNTATTTITPKDLVKFLEHCGQAPEIIRL, from the coding sequence ATGTTACAGACCCAGGAAGAACTGCTGAAAATACTCGACGACCTCGGCATCGCCTACACCAACCACGAACACCCCGCCGTGTTTACCGTGGAAGAAGCGGCACAGCACAGCGAAGGCATAGAAGGGGCCCACTCAAAAAACCTCTTTTTCAAGGATAAAAAAAAGAAACTCTTCCTGGTGGTCACCCTGGCGGAGAAACCCATCCGAATCAAGGATGTGGGCAAGCTCATCGGCGGCAACAATATGTCCTTTGCCAAGCCCGACCTGCTCATGGAGGTCCTGGGCATGATCCCCGGCGCCGTCACCCCCTTTGCCGCCGTAAACATCGGCGACCGGGAGGTGAAAGTCGTTCTGGATGAGGAACTCATGGAAAACGATCTTGTCAACTTCCACCCCCTCACCAACACCGCCACCACCACAATTACCCCCAAGGACCTGGTTAAATTCCTGGAACACTGCGGCCAGGCCCCGGAGATTATCCGGTTATAA
- a CDS encoding amidinotransferase: MADSFGTAAYGGDGWSPRTASHVQELGSLWADCGIDSEWRPLKSVLVHRPGGEMDIPEEKVNELQFAEHLDLGKARAEHDEMVAVYRSHGVAVHYLDAGPGVTPNQLYCADLFVMTPQGAILARPASTVRAGEEVRVARTLAELNVPVIKILTGRAVFEGADLMWVDGKTAVIGRGLRTSPAAIDQIGTLLGEMGISLHAFDIPYGCMHFMGMMRMVDRDLAYVWPRRTPNGLVELLRERGIEVRALADLDEAVGNMAFNFTVLGPRKIMLPAGNPRTLAVYEGQGLECIPVSVNELRKANGAMGCMTGILGREKAGL, translated from the coding sequence ATGGCGGATTCATTCGGCACGGCGGCATACGGCGGCGATGGGTGGTCTCCCAGAACCGCCTCCCATGTACAGGAACTTGGATCGCTTTGGGCCGACTGCGGCATTGACAGTGAGTGGCGGCCCCTGAAATCCGTGTTGGTTCACCGGCCGGGCGGGGAAATGGATATTCCTGAGGAAAAAGTCAATGAGCTTCAGTTTGCGGAGCATCTGGACCTGGGAAAAGCAAGGGCAGAACATGATGAAATGGTGGCGGTATACCGGAGCCACGGCGTCGCTGTCCACTACCTGGATGCCGGGCCCGGGGTGACGCCCAACCAGCTTTACTGTGCCGATCTTTTTGTCATGACGCCCCAGGGGGCCATTCTTGCCCGGCCGGCCTCCACGGTAAGGGCCGGGGAAGAGGTCCGGGTGGCCCGGACCCTGGCGGAACTGAATGTGCCGGTGATAAAGATTCTGACGGGCCGGGCTGTTTTTGAGGGGGCGGATCTCATGTGGGTGGACGGGAAGACCGCAGTGATCGGGCGGGGGCTCCGGACCAGCCCGGCGGCCATTGACCAGATCGGCACCCTTCTGGGGGAGATGGGAATTTCCCTCCATGCCTTTGATATCCCTTACGGGTGTATGCATTTCATGGGCATGATGCGCATGGTGGACCGGGATCTGGCCTATGTCTGGCCCAGGAGAACCCCTAACGGACTGGTTGAACTGCTCCGGGAAAGGGGGATTGAGGTGCGTGCCCTGGCGGATCTGGATGAGGCCGTGGGCAATATGGCCTTTAATTTTACGGTGCTGGGGCCCAGGAAGATCATGCTGCCGGCGGGCAATCCCAGGACCCTGGCCGTTTATGAAGGCCAGGGCCTGGAATGTATTCCGGTGTCCGTGAACGAACTGCGGAAGGCCAATGGGGCCATGGGATGCATGACCGGCATCCTGGGCCGGGAAAAGGCCGGGTTATAA